The following are encoded together in the Planctobacterium marinum genome:
- the cysK gene encoding cysteine synthase A, giving the protein MKFFEDNSQSIGGTPLVKLNRVTQGNVYAKMESRNPSFSVKCRIGANMIWDAEKRGILTEGKELVEPTSGNTGIALAFVAASRGYKLTLTMPASMSLERRKLLKALGANVVLTEPPKGMKGAVAKAQEIVASDPDKYVLLQQFDNPANPEIHEKTTGPEIWEDTDGNIDIFIAGVGTGGTITGVSRYIKETKGKAITTVAVEPTDSPVITQAKAGEELTPGPHKIQGIGAGFIPGNLDLDLVDEVEQVSNDDAIAMAHRLMKEEGILAGISSGAAVVAAERIAARPENEGKNIIVIMPSSAERYLSSPLFAGLFSESELEQ; this is encoded by the coding sequence ATGAAGTTTTTTGAAGATAATTCACAATCTATCGGTGGTACACCGCTAGTTAAGCTTAATCGCGTTACCCAAGGTAATGTTTACGCAAAAATGGAATCCAGAAACCCCAGCTTCAGTGTTAAATGCCGTATCGGCGCTAACATGATTTGGGATGCCGAAAAACGCGGCATTTTGACCGAGGGCAAAGAGCTGGTAGAGCCTACCTCAGGCAACACGGGTATTGCTCTGGCATTTGTGGCCGCATCCAGAGGTTACAAACTCACATTAACCATGCCTGCAAGCATGAGTTTGGAACGTCGAAAATTATTAAAAGCCTTGGGTGCAAACGTAGTATTAACAGAGCCTCCCAAAGGCATGAAAGGTGCAGTAGCAAAGGCCCAGGAGATTGTTGCCTCGGATCCAGATAAGTATGTTTTGCTGCAACAGTTTGATAACCCAGCCAACCCTGAAATTCACGAGAAAACCACAGGTCCTGAAATCTGGGAAGATACCGATGGCAACATTGATATCTTTATCGCAGGTGTGGGTACCGGTGGTACAATTACGGGTGTTAGTCGCTACATTAAAGAGACTAAAGGAAAGGCAATTACAACTGTTGCTGTTGAGCCTACTGACTCACCTGTAATCACTCAGGCTAAAGCAGGTGAAGAACTAACCCCGGGACCTCACAAAATCCAGGGTATTGGTGCGGGATTCATCCCTGGCAACCTTGACCTTGATTTAGTGGACGAGGTAGAACAAGTCAGCAACGACGATGCCATTGCTATGGCCCACCGTTTGATGAAGGAAGAAGGCATCCTGGCAGGTATTTCATCTGGTGCAGCTGTGGTAGCAGCAGAGCGAATTGCTGCACGCCCGGAGAATGAAGGTAAAAATATCATCGTGATTATGCCAAGCTCAGCTGAGCGTTATCTCTCAAGTCCGCTATTTGCAGGTCTGTTTTCAGAAAGTGAATTAGAGCAATAA
- a CDS encoding AAA family ATPase, producing the protein MSFQGSENYLATKDLQMAVNAAITLEKPLLIKGEPGTGKTVLAQELADSLNVPLLQWHIKSTTKAQQGLYEYDAVSRLRDSQLGDDKVHNVANYIVKGKLWQAFESEQRAVLLIDEIDKADIEFPNDLLQELDKMEFHVYETQQTIKAVQRPIVIITSNNEKELPDAFLRRCFFHYISFPSEDEMRQIVQLHYPDLKKSLLNRALESFFNLRDIPGLKKKPSTSELLDWLKLLVAEDISEDVLHDNNTKKAIPPLYGALLKNEQDIHLFEKLAFMARR; encoded by the coding sequence ATGTCCTTTCAGGGTTCAGAAAACTACCTTGCTACAAAAGACTTGCAAATGGCTGTGAATGCGGCCATCACGCTGGAAAAGCCACTTCTAATCAAAGGTGAGCCCGGAACCGGGAAAACCGTATTAGCTCAAGAATTGGCTGATAGCCTGAATGTCCCTTTGCTGCAATGGCACATTAAGTCCACTACCAAAGCACAGCAAGGCTTGTATGAATATGATGCGGTTTCTCGCTTAAGAGACTCGCAACTGGGTGATGACAAAGTGCACAACGTTGCCAATTACATTGTAAAAGGCAAGTTATGGCAGGCGTTTGAAAGTGAACAAAGAGCGGTATTGCTAATTGATGAAATAGACAAAGCTGATATCGAGTTTCCCAATGATTTGCTGCAGGAACTGGATAAGATGGAGTTTCACGTTTATGAAACTCAGCAAACCATAAAAGCAGTACAACGTCCCATTGTGATTATCACCTCAAATAATGAAAAGGAATTACCAGATGCGTTTTTGCGCCGTTGTTTCTTTCACTACATTAGTTTTCCATCCGAGGACGAAATGCGTCAGATCGTGCAATTGCACTATCCTGATTTGAAAAAATCATTGCTAAATCGCGCTTTAGAGTCGTTTTTTAACTTGCGAGATATCCCCGGTTTGAAGAAAAAACCGTCAACATCAGAACTGTTAGACTGGTTAAAGCTGTTAGTGGCGGAAGATATCTCAGAAGATGTCTTGCATGACAACAACACTAAAAAAGCCATACCACCGCTTTATGGCGCATTACTAAAGAACGAACAAGATATTCACTTGTTTGAAAAGCTGGCATTTATGGCTCGCCGCTAA
- the ggt gene encoding gamma-glutamyltransferase, which yields MKTILPVLLLIVANQVAFAQSNKKPREDGEPEAATGYKAKAAVSGEKYMVVAAHPYASWVGKKIINEGGSAIDAAIAIQAMLTLVEPQSSGIGGGAFILYWDNKNKQLHTFDGRETAPSAISPIEFMRGNKPMPWKEAVVGGSSVGVPGVLRALELAHSEFGVLDWQRLFLDAAAIAEEGFQVTPRLEKLVGLDIHPGLKKFTNTNIYFYPGGKPIKAGFKRKNAKLARTFHGIALEGADYFYKGELASRIAKTVQNSSIRPGKLSAKDIADYEAVKRDPICGLYKRFKICGMAPPASGGISVLQILKMLEGFEMQNYSPNSVEAIHLFTQASKLAFADRNTYIADIDFTRLPVAALINQSYLSRRAEQISLNSNIRYARPGPAYSEAFLQNDGAYELPNTSHISIVDKQGNAVSMTTSIEYAFGSGLMVEGFLLNNQMTDFSFKPSKGVTRVLNRVEPGKRPRSSMSPTMVFDENDNLVLVIGSPGGSRIINYVAHTIMAVLDWELDVQQAISLPRFTNRNDYTALEKGTALEKLAEELKEKGHQKLKVIDLNSGLHGIQIKNGRLIGGADPRREGIAVGQ from the coding sequence TTGAAAACCATCCTACCTGTTTTATTGTTGATTGTTGCCAACCAGGTAGCTTTTGCACAATCCAATAAAAAGCCGAGAGAAGACGGCGAGCCTGAAGCGGCCACAGGTTACAAAGCCAAAGCCGCGGTTTCAGGCGAAAAGTATATGGTAGTGGCTGCACACCCTTATGCGTCCTGGGTAGGTAAAAAAATCATCAATGAAGGCGGTAGTGCCATCGATGCGGCTATCGCAATCCAAGCTATGCTGACTCTGGTGGAGCCACAATCTTCTGGCATAGGAGGCGGCGCCTTTATCCTCTATTGGGACAACAAAAATAAACAACTTCATACCTTTGATGGTCGGGAAACTGCGCCTTCGGCCATTAGCCCGATTGAGTTTATGCGCGGCAATAAACCTATGCCCTGGAAAGAAGCCGTCGTCGGCGGTAGTTCGGTTGGCGTGCCCGGTGTGTTAAGAGCCCTGGAATTAGCGCACAGTGAATTTGGTGTATTGGACTGGCAACGGCTTTTCTTAGATGCCGCAGCCATTGCTGAAGAGGGGTTTCAGGTTACTCCTCGCCTGGAAAAGTTGGTGGGGCTGGATATCCATCCGGGACTTAAAAAATTCACCAATACCAATATTTATTTTTACCCGGGTGGTAAGCCGATAAAAGCTGGCTTTAAGCGCAAAAATGCCAAACTTGCTCGCACCTTTCACGGTATTGCGCTGGAAGGTGCAGATTATTTTTATAAAGGAGAACTGGCAAGTCGCATCGCTAAAACAGTGCAAAATTCTTCTATCAGGCCTGGTAAGCTTAGCGCTAAAGATATCGCCGATTATGAAGCGGTAAAACGGGATCCGATTTGTGGTTTGTACAAGCGGTTTAAAATATGCGGCATGGCACCACCGGCTTCGGGTGGCATTTCGGTATTGCAGATTTTAAAAATGTTGGAAGGGTTTGAGATGCAAAATTATTCCCCCAACAGTGTCGAAGCGATTCATTTGTTTACGCAGGCTTCGAAACTGGCGTTTGCCGACAGGAATACCTACATTGCTGATATCGATTTTACCCGTTTACCCGTCGCTGCTTTGATTAATCAAAGTTATCTTTCTCGTCGTGCAGAGCAGATATCGCTGAACAGTAACATACGTTACGCACGGCCAGGCCCTGCTTACTCTGAAGCTTTTTTACAAAATGACGGTGCCTATGAGCTGCCTAATACCAGCCATATTTCCATCGTAGATAAACAAGGCAACGCGGTCTCCATGACCACCAGTATTGAATATGCCTTCGGTTCGGGGTTAATGGTAGAAGGCTTTCTTTTGAATAATCAGATGACGGATTTCAGCTTTAAACCTTCTAAAGGGGTAACCAGAGTCTTGAACCGGGTTGAGCCTGGCAAACGTCCCAGAAGCTCCATGTCGCCAACAATGGTATTTGATGAGAATGATAACCTGGTATTAGTTATTGGTTCTCCAGGCGGCAGTCGTATCATCAATTATGTGGCTCATACCATTATGGCGGTGTTGGATTGGGAACTGGATGTTCAACAGGCGATTAGCTTGCCTAGATTTACCAATCGCAATGATTATACCGCGCTTGAAAAGGGTACTGCACTTGAAAAGTTGGCTGAAGAGCTCAAAGAGAAAGGCCATCAAAAACTTAAAGTCATCGATTTAAATAGTGGTTTACACGGCATTCAGATAAAAAACGGACGACTGATAGGTGGGGCTGACCCAAGAAGGGAAGGCATTGCTGTAGGGCAATAG
- a CDS encoding DUF4177 domain-containing protein, translated as MWEYKIIDSNSVEKAGFLKGRTLEAVEAYLNELGQDGWEIIDLDFNMDPTLPGGPTHFLGVAKRKK; from the coding sequence ATGTGGGAATACAAAATCATCGACTCTAACAGTGTTGAAAAAGCTGGTTTCCTCAAAGGACGGACATTGGAAGCGGTAGAGGCTTACTTAAATGAATTGGGACAGGATGGCTGGGAGATTATTGATCTGGATTTTAATATGGATCCTACTTTACCTGGTGGTCCAACTCATTTCCTTGGCGTGGCAAAACGCAAAAAGTAA